From a single Hypomesus transpacificus isolate Combined female chromosome 14, fHypTra1, whole genome shotgun sequence genomic region:
- the irak4 gene encoding interleukin-1 receptor-associated kinase 4 isoform X1: protein MNKTMTSSTLIRNLNYSIRRSLSDFLDPQDSWKEILVSIQKPTGEPRYSQHHVRRFEALIAQGKSPTMELLNDWGTSNSTVGDLVDILLSHKLLAPASILLPDRVQAQPSASAVQPTISASATERINNTPTTAMGESTQVSFTRNTPVQVQDAGFFRFSFHELERITEKFDNRTMSEGGRRLGEGGFGTVYKGIIDEKPVAVKKLHSMEDISMEELRVQFNQEVQTLMTLRHENLVDMVGYSCDDHCPCLVYAYMSNGSLLDRLACLDGTPSISWHRRCLIAVGTARGLDYLHRNHHVHRDVKSGNILLDDKLVAKISDFGLTRASTTRSSSTMMTERIVGTTAYMAPEALRGEITPKSDVFSFGVVLLEILSGLPPVDENRDPQFLMEMMAEIQEEEHTLEDFVDKKMSDMEMPQVELTFTLAGNCLCDRKNKRPVIKQVMEELEELIKGLSPEEPEIEA from the exons ATGAATAAAACGATGACATCTTCCACGTTAATCCGAAACCTGAACTACAGCATCCGCCGCTCTCTTTCCGACTTTTTGGATCCCCAAGACAGCTGGAAAGAGATACTTGTATCCATACAAAAACCCACAGGCGAACCTAGATACTCACAGCATCATGTAAG GAGATTTGAAGCACTTATCGCACAGGGGAAAAGTCCAACGATGGAGCTACTGAACGACTGGGGCACATCCAACAGCACAGTTGGAGACCTTGTGGACATTTTACTTAGCCACAAGTTACTGGCTCCAGCCAGTATTCTGTTGCCGG ACAGAGTACAAGCGCAGCCTTCAGCATCTGCTGTTCAGCCAACCATCTCTGCCAGTGCTACAGAGAGGATCAACAACACTCCAACGACAGCCATGGGAGAGAGTACACAGGTGTCTTTCACCCGAAACACACCTGTGCAGGTTCAGGACGCTG GCTTTTTTAGGTTCTCATTCCATGAGCTGGAGAGGATAACTGAGAAGTTTGATAACCGGACAATGTCAGAAGGTGGTAGAAGGCTTGGTGAAGGAGGCTTCGGGACTGTCTACAAAGGGATCATTGATGAGAAACCTGTGGCAGTTAAGAAACTCCATTCA ATGGAGGACATCTCAATGGAAGAATTGAGAGTTCAGTTCAATCAGGAGGTCCAAACTCTGATGAC GTTGAGGCATGAGAACTTGGTGGACATGGTTGGGTATTCCTGTGATGATCACTGCCCTTGTTTAGTGTATGCTTACATGTCCAACGGCTCGTTGCTGGACCGACTGGCTTGCTTG GACGggaccccctccatctcctggcACAGGAGGTGTCTGATAGCTGTAGGAACAGCCAGGGGTTTGGATTACCTGCACAGAAACCACCATGTTCACAGGGATGTCAAAAG TGGAAATATTTTGTTGGACGATAAACTGGTGGCGAAGATCTCCGACTTTGGGCTGACACGGGCTTCGACCACGCGGTCGTCGTCCACGATGATGACAGAGAGGATTGTGGGTACGACAGCGTACATGGCACCAGAGGCCCTCAGGGGTGAGATCACCCCCAAATCAGACGTCTTCAGCTTTGGAGTG GTGCTTTTAGAAATACTGTCTGGACTCCCGCCAGTCGATGAAAACCGTGACCCGCAGTTTCTA ATGGAGATGATGGCCGAGATTCAGGAGGAGGAACATACTCTGGAGGACTTTGTAGATAAGAAGATGAGCGACATGGAGATGCCACAGGTGGAGTTGACCTTCACCCTGGCCGGCAACTGTCTCTGCGACAGGAAGAACAAACGGCCGGTGATCAAACAG GTTATGGAAGAGCTTGAAGAGCTCATCAAAGGCCTTTCCCCTGAGGAGCCGGAGATTGAGGCTTAG
- the irak4 gene encoding interleukin-1 receptor-associated kinase 4 isoform X2 produces the protein MNKTMTSSTLIRNLNYSIRRSLSDFLDPQDSWKEILVSIQKPTGEPRYSQHHVRRFEALIAQGKSPTMELLNDWGTSNSTVGDLVDILLSHKLLAPASILLPDRVQAQPSASAVQPTISASATERINNTPTTAMGESTQVSFTRNTPVQVQDAGFFRFSFHELERITEKFDNRTMSEGGRRLGEGGFGTVYKGIIDEKPVAMEDISMEELRVQFNQEVQTLMTLRHENLVDMVGYSCDDHCPCLVYAYMSNGSLLDRLACLDGTPSISWHRRCLIAVGTARGLDYLHRNHHVHRDVKSGNILLDDKLVAKISDFGLTRASTTRSSSTMMTERIVGTTAYMAPEALRGEITPKSDVFSFGVVLLEILSGLPPVDENRDPQFLMEMMAEIQEEEHTLEDFVDKKMSDMEMPQVELTFTLAGNCLCDRKNKRPVIKQVMEELEELIKGLSPEEPEIEA, from the exons ATGAATAAAACGATGACATCTTCCACGTTAATCCGAAACCTGAACTACAGCATCCGCCGCTCTCTTTCCGACTTTTTGGATCCCCAAGACAGCTGGAAAGAGATACTTGTATCCATACAAAAACCCACAGGCGAACCTAGATACTCACAGCATCATGTAAG GAGATTTGAAGCACTTATCGCACAGGGGAAAAGTCCAACGATGGAGCTACTGAACGACTGGGGCACATCCAACAGCACAGTTGGAGACCTTGTGGACATTTTACTTAGCCACAAGTTACTGGCTCCAGCCAGTATTCTGTTGCCGG ACAGAGTACAAGCGCAGCCTTCAGCATCTGCTGTTCAGCCAACCATCTCTGCCAGTGCTACAGAGAGGATCAACAACACTCCAACGACAGCCATGGGAGAGAGTACACAGGTGTCTTTCACCCGAAACACACCTGTGCAGGTTCAGGACGCTG GCTTTTTTAGGTTCTCATTCCATGAGCTGGAGAGGATAACTGAGAAGTTTGATAACCGGACAATGTCAGAAGGTGGTAGAAGGCTTGGTGAAGGAGGCTTCGGGACTGTCTACAAAGGGATCATTGATGAGAAACCTGTGGCA ATGGAGGACATCTCAATGGAAGAATTGAGAGTTCAGTTCAATCAGGAGGTCCAAACTCTGATGAC GTTGAGGCATGAGAACTTGGTGGACATGGTTGGGTATTCCTGTGATGATCACTGCCCTTGTTTAGTGTATGCTTACATGTCCAACGGCTCGTTGCTGGACCGACTGGCTTGCTTG GACGggaccccctccatctcctggcACAGGAGGTGTCTGATAGCTGTAGGAACAGCCAGGGGTTTGGATTACCTGCACAGAAACCACCATGTTCACAGGGATGTCAAAAG TGGAAATATTTTGTTGGACGATAAACTGGTGGCGAAGATCTCCGACTTTGGGCTGACACGGGCTTCGACCACGCGGTCGTCGTCCACGATGATGACAGAGAGGATTGTGGGTACGACAGCGTACATGGCACCAGAGGCCCTCAGGGGTGAGATCACCCCCAAATCAGACGTCTTCAGCTTTGGAGTG GTGCTTTTAGAAATACTGTCTGGACTCCCGCCAGTCGATGAAAACCGTGACCCGCAGTTTCTA ATGGAGATGATGGCCGAGATTCAGGAGGAGGAACATACTCTGGAGGACTTTGTAGATAAGAAGATGAGCGACATGGAGATGCCACAGGTGGAGTTGACCTTCACCCTGGCCGGCAACTGTCTCTGCGACAGGAAGAACAAACGGCCGGTGATCAAACAG GTTATGGAAGAGCTTGAAGAGCTCATCAAAGGCCTTTCCCCTGAGGAGCCGGAGATTGAGGCTTAG
- the irak4 gene encoding interleukin-1 receptor-associated kinase 4 isoform X3, with translation MRFEALIAQGKSPTMELLNDWGTSNSTVGDLVDILLSHKLLAPASILLPDRVQAQPSASAVQPTISASATERINNTPTTAMGESTQVSFTRNTPVQVQDAGFFRFSFHELERITEKFDNRTMSEGGRRLGEGGFGTVYKGIIDEKPVAVKKLHSMEDISMEELRVQFNQEVQTLMTLRHENLVDMVGYSCDDHCPCLVYAYMSNGSLLDRLACLDGTPSISWHRRCLIAVGTARGLDYLHRNHHVHRDVKSGNILLDDKLVAKISDFGLTRASTTRSSSTMMTERIVGTTAYMAPEALRGEITPKSDVFSFGVVLLEILSGLPPVDENRDPQFLMEMMAEIQEEEHTLEDFVDKKMSDMEMPQVELTFTLAGNCLCDRKNKRPVIKQVMEELEELIKGLSPEEPEIEA, from the exons AT GAGATTTGAAGCACTTATCGCACAGGGGAAAAGTCCAACGATGGAGCTACTGAACGACTGGGGCACATCCAACAGCACAGTTGGAGACCTTGTGGACATTTTACTTAGCCACAAGTTACTGGCTCCAGCCAGTATTCTGTTGCCGG ACAGAGTACAAGCGCAGCCTTCAGCATCTGCTGTTCAGCCAACCATCTCTGCCAGTGCTACAGAGAGGATCAACAACACTCCAACGACAGCCATGGGAGAGAGTACACAGGTGTCTTTCACCCGAAACACACCTGTGCAGGTTCAGGACGCTG GCTTTTTTAGGTTCTCATTCCATGAGCTGGAGAGGATAACTGAGAAGTTTGATAACCGGACAATGTCAGAAGGTGGTAGAAGGCTTGGTGAAGGAGGCTTCGGGACTGTCTACAAAGGGATCATTGATGAGAAACCTGTGGCAGTTAAGAAACTCCATTCA ATGGAGGACATCTCAATGGAAGAATTGAGAGTTCAGTTCAATCAGGAGGTCCAAACTCTGATGAC GTTGAGGCATGAGAACTTGGTGGACATGGTTGGGTATTCCTGTGATGATCACTGCCCTTGTTTAGTGTATGCTTACATGTCCAACGGCTCGTTGCTGGACCGACTGGCTTGCTTG GACGggaccccctccatctcctggcACAGGAGGTGTCTGATAGCTGTAGGAACAGCCAGGGGTTTGGATTACCTGCACAGAAACCACCATGTTCACAGGGATGTCAAAAG TGGAAATATTTTGTTGGACGATAAACTGGTGGCGAAGATCTCCGACTTTGGGCTGACACGGGCTTCGACCACGCGGTCGTCGTCCACGATGATGACAGAGAGGATTGTGGGTACGACAGCGTACATGGCACCAGAGGCCCTCAGGGGTGAGATCACCCCCAAATCAGACGTCTTCAGCTTTGGAGTG GTGCTTTTAGAAATACTGTCTGGACTCCCGCCAGTCGATGAAAACCGTGACCCGCAGTTTCTA ATGGAGATGATGGCCGAGATTCAGGAGGAGGAACATACTCTGGAGGACTTTGTAGATAAGAAGATGAGCGACATGGAGATGCCACAGGTGGAGTTGACCTTCACCCTGGCCGGCAACTGTCTCTGCGACAGGAAGAACAAACGGCCGGTGATCAAACAG GTTATGGAAGAGCTTGAAGAGCTCATCAAAGGCCTTTCCCCTGAGGAGCCGGAGATTGAGGCTTAG
- the twf1a gene encoding twinfilin-1a: protein MSHQTGIQAGEDVKNIFANAKSGDQYRVLKIVIEDEQLALGETRQASTTWDHGYDSLVLPLLEDDMPCYILYRLDSTNNQGYEWIFLAWSPDHAPVRPKMLYAATRATLKKEFGGGHIKDEIFGNTRDEVCLKGYQKYLMSQAAPLPLTVAEEELRKIKLNQVQTDISVDTKQQTLQGVAFPMHGDAVEALERFRDKKFNYVQLEIDFEKELIRLTHTDPTELKDLPKRIPKDTARYHFFLYKHSHEGDYLESTVFIYSMPGYKCSIKERMLYSSCKNPLVDMVENNLQVEIEKKLEIENGEELTGDFLYEEVHPKQHAHKQAFAKPKGPAGKRGGRRITRQTGDGEEDD from the exons ATGTCACACCAAACGGGAATACAAG CTGGTGAGGACGTAAAGAACATATTTGCCAATGCAAAAAGTGGAGACCAATATCGAGTCCTCAAGATTGTGATCGAGGATG AGCAGTTAGCGCTGGGTGAAACCAGGCAAGCATCAACGACATGGGACCATGGGTATGACTCGTTGGTTCTGCCTCTGCTGGAGGATGATATGCCATGTTACATCTTATACCGCCTTGACTCCACCAACAACCAGGGCTACGAGTGGATCTTCCTGGCCTGGTCTCCTGACCACGCTCCT GTGCGACCAAAAATGTTATATGCTGCTACCAGGGCCACACTGAAGAAAgagtttggtggtggacacatcaAGGATGAGATCTTTGGCAACACAAGG GATGAAGTGTGTCTGAAAGGCTATCAGAAGTACCTGATGTCCCAGGCGGCTCCTCTGCCCCTCACGGTCGCTGAGGAGGAACTGAGGAAGATTAAACTAAATCAG gtgcaGACAGACATCAGCGTGGACACCAAGCAGCAGACACTGCAGGGGGTGGCCTTCCCCATGCACGGAGATGCTGTCGAGGCACTGGAACGATTCAGGGACAAGAAATTCAACTATGTACAACTT GAAATAGATTTTGAAAAGGAGCTCATTCGATTGACCCACACTGACCCGACAGAGTTGAAAGACTTGCCGAAGCGCATTCCCAAAGACACCGCCCGCTACCACTTCTTCCTGTATAAACATTCCCACGAGGGGGACTACCTGGAATCTACAG TGTTCATCTACTCCATGCCTGGGTACAAGTGCAGCATCAAGGAGAGGATGCTGTACTCCAGTTGCAAGAACCCCCTAGTAGACATGGTGGAGAACAATCTTCAGGTGGAGATTGAAAAGAAG CTGGAGATAGAAAATGGGGAGGAGCTGACTGGCGACTTCCTGTACGAAGAGGTCCATCCCAAGCAGCATGCCCACAAGCAGGCCTTCGCCAAGCCCAAGGGCCCCGCTGGGAAGAGGGGTGGACGCCGCATAACCAGACAGACTGGAGACGGAGAGGAGGATGACTGA
- the LOC124476396 gene encoding delta-type opioid receptor-like, whose protein sequence is MIPLLLVNSTLVIDTQVPVLQYLNQSTEFCNQFENGRWYCYILLVLFSFALPVGIVGNIAALFHYTCFWRTSSTSNIFLLNLALCDLAWILMLPFTMYFHLEKPYRRDIHIFCQLKKIFFNVNIYGSVFFLTLTSFDRYARTAHPVGSLRWWGVGKAKFCSACTWVAIILTSIPDLFVTFAINRPANVTVCMDHLHGPFVYVATTSILRTLLGFALPLVVMVVLYVLMLRVLRGLARGKRRGGGKQGVGKPMLLLTGALLVFMVSYAPYHIMVMTLVYMRTHDLITAANISELYASFEFLEALSVLGCCLDPVLYILASERFLGRLLDCKRGRYKGLCCRASRRVGVDG, encoded by the coding sequence TGCCGGTCCTGCAGTACCTCAACCAGTCCACAGAGTTTTGCAACCAGTTTGAGAACGGCAGGTGGTACTGCTACATCCTCCTGGTACTGTTCTCCTTCGCCCTGCCCGTGGGGATTGTGGGTAATATAGCAGCACTGTTCCACTATACCTGCTTCTGGAGAACCAGCAGTACCAGTAACATCTTCCTGCTCAACCTGGCCTTGTGTGACCTGGCCTGGATCCTCATGCTGCCGTTCACCATGTACTTCCACCTGGAAAAGCCCTACCGGAGGGACATCCACATCTTCTGCCAGCTCAAAAAGATCTTCTTCAACGTCAACATCTACGGGAGCGTCTTCTTCCTCACCCTCACGAGCTTCGACCGCTACGCCCGCACTGCCCACCCCGTCGGCTCCCTCCGGTGGTGGGGTGTGGGTAAAGCCAAGTTCTGCTCTGCTTGCACCTGGGTGGCCATCATCCTTACCTCCATCCCTGACTTGTTTGTGACCTTCGCCATCAACCGTCCGGCGAACGTGACGGTGTGCATGGACCACCTCCACGGTCCCTTCGTCTACGTCGCAACTACCTCCATCCTCAGGACCCTGCTGGGCTTCGCCTTGCCATTGGTCGTCATGGTCGTGCTCTACGTGCTGATGCTGAGGGTGCTACGGGGTCTCGCCAGGGGGAAACGCAGGGGTGGGGGCAAGCAGGGTGTAGGCAAACCCATGCTGCTCCTCACCGGCGCCCTGCTGGTGTTCATGGTGTCCTACGCACCGTACCACATCATGGTCATGACCCTGGTCTACATGAGGACCCACGACCTCATCACGGCAGCCAACATCAGCGAGCTGTACGCCTCCTTTGAGTTTTTGGAGGCTCTGAGTGTCTTGGGCTGCTGTCTGGACCCTGTGCTGTATATCCTGGCCAGCGAGAGGTTCCTGGGCAGGCTGCTGGACTGCAAGAGAGGCCGCTATAAAGGGCTGTGCTGCAGAGCTAgtaggagggtgggggtggatggctga